A genomic stretch from Bradyrhizobium sp. 195 includes:
- a CDS encoding helix-turn-helix transcriptional regulator, translating into MKANQIDGEELSKVLNRLGEAAVNPEAWHDIMDDICKAVGASAALLLQSDIRTPDVPRTESIAEATDFYFRNNWQLRDPRAKGFPRMMAGEVVTDLDVMSPEQIRADPMYNEVLFPFGYRWFAGIGFWADSAAWALTLQRTGREGAFEARDKQLLAQLAPRLTETATLATAIGRAALTSMTDVLDRVRQPALVLNRDGMVLRTNAVADRGFDDEIRIRDRRLVLRDKQAMTKLDQLISMIRSTPDAAAIPASPILIRRTTKPPVVLRTLPVDGAARSVFLGARAMLILSNLVPRVAPDPVLIGQAFDLTPAESRLAALLATGASLASAAEHLRISRETARNHLKSIFSKTGAHRQSELVTLVSQLG; encoded by the coding sequence GTGAAGGCCAATCAAATCGACGGCGAGGAACTGTCGAAGGTCCTCAATCGGCTTGGCGAGGCTGCCGTGAACCCGGAAGCCTGGCACGACATCATGGATGACATCTGCAAGGCGGTCGGAGCGTCAGCAGCCCTACTCCTTCAGAGCGATATCAGGACCCCTGACGTTCCACGTACGGAATCGATCGCCGAAGCGACCGACTTTTACTTCAGGAACAACTGGCAGTTGAGGGACCCGCGCGCCAAGGGCTTTCCGCGCATGATGGCGGGGGAGGTCGTGACCGACCTCGATGTGATGAGCCCTGAGCAGATACGCGCCGATCCCATGTACAACGAGGTGCTGTTTCCATTCGGATACCGGTGGTTTGCCGGCATCGGCTTCTGGGCGGACAGCGCAGCGTGGGCGCTGACACTGCAACGCACCGGCCGCGAAGGCGCATTCGAGGCGCGCGACAAGCAACTGCTCGCCCAATTGGCGCCGCGCCTGACCGAGACCGCCACGCTCGCGACAGCGATTGGACGGGCCGCGCTGACCTCGATGACCGACGTCCTCGACCGGGTTCGACAACCGGCATTGGTCCTCAATCGGGACGGAATGGTCCTGCGCACGAACGCGGTCGCAGACCGTGGATTCGACGATGAGATTCGCATCAGGGACCGGCGTCTCGTCCTCCGCGACAAGCAGGCGATGACGAAACTCGATCAGCTGATCAGCATGATCCGATCGACCCCCGACGCCGCCGCCATCCCCGCCTCTCCAATCCTTATCCGCCGGACGACAAAGCCACCGGTGGTCTTGCGCACATTGCCGGTGGACGGCGCGGCGCGCTCGGTCTTCCTCGGCGCGCGCGCCATGCTGATCCTGTCCAACCTCGTCCCGCGCGTGGCGCCGGACCCGGTACTGATTGGCCAGGCCTTCGATCTCACCCCGGCGGAATCCCGACTGGCCGCGCTGCTGGCAACCGGCGCATCGCTCGCCAGCGCCGCCGAACACCTGCGCATCTCCCGCGAAACCGCCCGCAACCATCTCAAGTCGATCTTCTCGAAGACGGGAGCGCACCGCCAGTCGGAGCTGGTCACGCTGGTTTCGCAGTTGGGGTAA
- the gmd gene encoding GDP-mannose 4,6-dehydratase, translating into MTKKRALITGVTGQDGAYLAELLLGKGYEVHGIKRRTSLFNTDRIDHLYLDPHEPNPAFRLHYGDLTDSSSLIRIVGQVQPDEIYNLAAQSHVAVSFEQPEYTANSDGLGTLRILEAMRIVGLEKATRFYQASTSELYGLVQEIPQKETTPFYPRSPYAVAKLYAYWITVNYREAYGMYACNGILFNHESPVRGETFVTRKITRALARIHLGLQERLYLGNLDALRDWGHARDYVEMQWLMLQQEKPEDFVIATGVQHSVRDFVNVAASEVGMKIRWEGSGVDEKGYNVANGKCVVSVDPRYFRPTEVATLLGDPSKAKEKLGWQPQTSFDSLVREMMKEDLESAKRDELIKQHGFRYFPRHE; encoded by the coding sequence ATGACAAAGAAACGTGCACTTATTACTGGCGTGACCGGTCAAGACGGCGCCTATCTCGCTGAATTGCTCCTTGGAAAAGGATATGAAGTCCACGGCATTAAACGCCGGACCTCTCTATTCAACACCGATCGTATCGATCATCTCTACCTCGACCCTCATGAGCCGAATCCAGCGTTCCGTTTGCATTACGGCGACCTTACGGACTCATCGAGTCTGATCCGTATCGTCGGCCAGGTTCAGCCGGATGAGATCTACAATCTCGCCGCACAGAGCCACGTAGCCGTCTCATTCGAGCAACCCGAGTATACAGCGAACTCCGACGGCCTCGGCACCCTTCGAATTCTCGAGGCGATGCGGATTGTCGGGCTGGAAAAGGCGACCAGGTTCTACCAGGCATCGACATCCGAACTGTACGGCTTGGTTCAGGAAATCCCTCAAAAGGAGACCACACCCTTCTACCCCCGTTCGCCGTATGCGGTCGCCAAGCTCTATGCCTATTGGATCACGGTCAATTACCGCGAAGCCTACGGAATGTATGCCTGCAACGGAATCCTCTTTAACCACGAATCTCCCGTCCGCGGAGAGACCTTCGTGACTCGAAAGATCACACGCGCTCTAGCACGGATCCATTTGGGCCTGCAGGAACGACTCTACCTCGGCAACCTCGACGCATTGCGCGATTGGGGACACGCCCGCGATTATGTCGAGATGCAGTGGTTGATGCTGCAACAAGAAAAGCCAGAGGATTTCGTCATCGCAACAGGCGTTCAGCATTCGGTGCGCGACTTCGTTAACGTGGCCGCCAGCGAAGTCGGCATGAAGATTCGATGGGAAGGCTCCGGCGTCGACGAGAAAGGCTACAATGTCGCAAATGGCAAATGTGTAGTGTCAGTCGACCCGCGCTATTTCCGCCCAACAGAAGTGGCCACCTTGCTTGGTGATCCTTCAAAGGCGAAGGAAAAGCTCGGCTGGCAACCCCAGACATCCTTCGACAGCCTCGTCCGCGAGATGATGAAGGAAGACCTCGAGTCTGCGAAGCGAGATGAGCTCATCAAGCAGCACGGATTTAGATATTTCCCGCGGCACGAGTAG
- a CDS encoding WcaI family glycosyltransferase: protein MRVLLVGINYAPDLIGVAKYNTELCESLAAEGHEVKVITAPPYYPAWKIPPEFKSSYFRARDINGVRVRRTPIYVPEHPSGSKRLVHHASFALTSAAPVLFEALSWRPDVMIAVAPSLMSAAVVSFVARRVGAKSWLHVQDFEVDAAFDLGLLRNPSLRKWMLRAEAAILKSFDHVSTISQAMVERLRIKGLGLDKTTEVRNWIDTKAICPGSRTTKYRQELNLSEGDIVALYSGTMSNKQGLELVIEAAIALEKSHPHIHFILAGEGPHKPRLEQLAAGYCNIHFLGLQPNDSFNQLMATADFHLIPQKAEAADLVLPSKLGAIFASARPVIAMAEEGTGLAAEVTGAGFVIPPGDSSALELAICQLSETPALCEQYGEEGRRRALDRWDRRTIVHRWSEAMAGQGSATGQKNVGLKDATSDIGLPVEDAVRLP from the coding sequence ATGCGCGTTCTCCTGGTTGGCATCAACTATGCGCCCGATCTGATCGGCGTGGCGAAATACAACACCGAGCTCTGCGAAAGCTTGGCCGCCGAAGGTCATGAAGTTAAAGTCATCACGGCGCCTCCCTACTATCCGGCCTGGAAGATTCCCCCGGAGTTCAAATCGTCGTATTTCAGAGCGAGAGATATCAACGGCGTTCGAGTAAGACGTACGCCGATTTATGTGCCCGAACATCCCTCGGGCTCAAAACGGCTGGTCCACCACGCTTCATTCGCGCTCACGAGCGCCGCGCCGGTCCTCTTTGAGGCGCTGTCCTGGCGACCGGACGTTATGATCGCTGTGGCGCCATCGCTGATGTCAGCTGCCGTCGTCTCGTTTGTCGCTCGTCGCGTCGGTGCCAAATCATGGCTTCATGTGCAGGATTTCGAGGTGGACGCCGCATTCGATCTTGGTTTGCTGCGCAATCCGTCTCTACGTAAGTGGATGCTAAGGGCCGAGGCGGCGATCCTCAAATCGTTCGACCACGTTTCAACCATCTCTCAAGCGATGGTGGAACGGTTGAGGATCAAGGGGCTGGGTCTCGACAAAACAACGGAGGTGAGAAACTGGATTGACACCAAAGCGATCTGCCCCGGTTCGCGAACGACCAAATACCGTCAGGAGCTGAATCTGAGCGAGGGCGATATCGTTGCACTCTACTCCGGAACGATGTCCAACAAGCAAGGCCTTGAACTCGTGATCGAGGCCGCGATTGCGTTAGAGAAAAGCCATCCTCATATCCACTTCATCCTTGCAGGCGAGGGACCTCATAAACCGAGACTCGAGCAACTCGCGGCCGGATACTGCAATATCCATTTTCTGGGGCTTCAGCCCAACGATAGCTTCAATCAATTGATGGCCACGGCCGATTTTCATCTGATTCCGCAGAAAGCCGAGGCCGCCGATCTGGTGTTGCCTTCGAAACTTGGCGCGATCTTCGCGTCCGCTCGCCCGGTTATTGCGATGGCTGAAGAAGGTACGGGCCTCGCGGCAGAAGTCACGGGCGCGGGCTTTGTGATTCCACCGGGAGATTCGTCTGCTCTCGAGCTTGCAATTTGCCAGCTCAGTGAAACGCCGGCCCTCTGTGAGCAGTACGGGGAAGAAGGAAGAAGGCGGGCCCTTGACCGTTGGGACCGACGCACGATCGTGCACCGGTGGTCGGAAGCCATGGCAGGGCAGGGCAGTGCAACAGGGCAGAAGAATGTCGGCCTGAAGGACGCTACCAGCGACATTGGGCTTCCGGTCGAGGATGCCGTTCGGTTGCCGTGA
- a CDS encoding GDP-L-fucose synthase family protein gives MTGVSTFDLSGKRVFVAGHRGMVGSAVVRRLASENCTVLTADRRELDLTKEEPTLKWLEANRPEVVVHAAAKVGGIAANNNFPVDFLCDNLALELNVIRASHTVGVRRLLFLGSSCIYPKHAKQPIAESELLTGPLEPTNEWYAIAKIAGLKMCQAYRRQYGDDFISVMPTNLYGRGDNYHPDHSHVPAALIRRFHEAKLAKAPSVSVWGTGTPLREFLNVDDFADACVFLLKSYSSDLPINVGSGDELSIAEFATTVADVVGYGGKLAFDTSKPDGTPRKLLDSSRIRELGWRPNIALQAGLAAAYSDFLEGYGRHLEVSATR, from the coding sequence ATGACAGGGGTTTCAACCTTCGATCTTTCCGGCAAACGTGTCTTTGTCGCGGGTCACCGCGGCATGGTGGGATCAGCTGTCGTCCGCAGGCTTGCGTCAGAGAATTGCACCGTACTGACGGCCGACCGGCGCGAGCTGGACCTTACAAAGGAAGAGCCCACGCTGAAATGGCTCGAGGCCAATCGTCCAGAGGTCGTTGTTCACGCCGCTGCGAAGGTTGGCGGTATTGCAGCCAACAACAATTTTCCGGTCGACTTTCTCTGCGACAATCTTGCGCTGGAATTGAACGTGATCCGTGCAAGTCACACGGTTGGTGTGCGGCGCTTGCTGTTCCTCGGCTCGTCCTGCATCTATCCCAAGCACGCCAAGCAGCCGATCGCCGAAAGCGAGTTGTTGACCGGTCCCCTGGAGCCGACCAACGAGTGGTATGCAATCGCAAAGATTGCCGGCCTCAAGATGTGCCAGGCCTATCGTCGTCAGTATGGCGATGATTTTATCTCGGTCATGCCGACCAATCTCTACGGCCGCGGCGACAATTATCATCCGGACCACAGTCATGTGCCGGCGGCGTTGATCCGCCGCTTCCACGAAGCCAAGCTGGCCAAAGCACCGAGCGTTTCCGTGTGGGGCACCGGCACGCCGCTCCGCGAATTTCTCAATGTGGACGATTTTGCAGATGCCTGCGTCTTCCTTCTGAAGAGCTACTCGAGCGATCTTCCGATCAATGTCGGCAGTGGCGACGAATTGTCGATTGCCGAATTTGCGACGACAGTCGCGGACGTCGTGGGCTACGGGGGCAAGCTCGCTTTTGATACGTCCAAGCCTGATGGAACGCCGCGTAAGCTGCTCGATAGCTCAAGAATTCGAGAGCTTGGTTGGCGGCCGAACATCGCTCTGCAGGCCGGCCTGGCGGCCGCCTACTCGGATTTTTTAGAGGGCTACGGACGTCATCTGGAAGTCAGCGCAACGCGCTGA
- a CDS encoding ABC transporter substrate-binding protein, with the protein MVGTVLLLLRPDAAPVRAPTTSAAVAVKLLLDGPFGARFAGELAASRQGYFSSRIEVSAHPEDPDFVQTIARQHAIGVTSGQKFLLASWRGVAVTAFAASFLDTSVAIFTLESSGLRRPVDLVGKRVGYRRASEGEVVFDAMMAQLGLPRSQITKVPDRDSFEALKAGAVDAIVAAIDEQPGPSSPSFVKLNVIKPQDYGIHVPGQVYFASNDLIHDQPSAIADVLQGLIRGWQFAYADYARSVPVLAGAAPARLNSERLQFELQQQRPLVLPTGGRIGDYDESRWRTLRDILIFAKLGEEDVPLAQTVNYQFLRDVYRRSPDLAAPGAWSEEK; encoded by the coding sequence TTGGTCGGAACGGTGCTTCTCCTTCTTCGCCCCGATGCAGCCCCCGTACGAGCTCCGACGACTTCGGCGGCCGTCGCAGTCAAGCTCCTCCTTGACGGGCCATTTGGCGCGCGGTTTGCCGGCGAGCTTGCTGCATCGAGGCAGGGGTATTTCTCCTCCCGCATTGAGGTGTCGGCCCACCCTGAAGACCCTGACTTCGTCCAGACGATTGCACGCCAACATGCCATCGGCGTGACGAGCGGCCAGAAGTTCTTGCTGGCGAGCTGGCGCGGCGTCGCCGTCACCGCCTTCGCGGCCAGCTTTCTCGATACCTCCGTCGCGATCTTCACACTCGAAAGCTCGGGATTGCGGCGGCCGGTTGACCTGGTCGGGAAGCGGGTCGGGTATCGCAGGGCGAGCGAGGGAGAGGTCGTCTTTGATGCCATGATGGCGCAGCTCGGGCTTCCCCGCAGCCAGATCACCAAGGTCCCGGACCGTGACAGCTTCGAGGCTCTGAAGGCCGGGGCGGTGGATGCGATCGTCGCCGCCATCGACGAGCAGCCCGGTCCCTCCAGTCCGAGTTTCGTGAAGCTGAACGTCATCAAGCCGCAGGACTACGGCATCCATGTCCCAGGCCAGGTCTATTTCGCGAGCAATGATCTCATCCATGACCAGCCGTCCGCAATCGCTGACGTTCTTCAGGGCCTCATCCGAGGATGGCAATTTGCCTACGCGGACTATGCACGGAGCGTGCCCGTTCTCGCCGGCGCCGCCCCGGCCAGGCTGAATTCCGAACGGCTGCAATTCGAGTTGCAGCAGCAGCGTCCCCTCGTGCTGCCGACGGGCGGCCGTATCGGCGACTACGACGAAAGCCGCTGGCGGACGCTCCGGGATATTCTCATCTTTGCCAAGCTCGGCGAGGAAGACGTGCCGCTGGCTCAGACCGTCAACTACCAGTTCCTTCGGGATGTGTACCGCCGTTCACCCGACCTCGCTGCCCCCGGCGCCTGGAGCGAGGAAAAATAG
- a CDS encoding undecaprenyl-phosphate glucose phosphotransferase encodes MTILSTRPVPVADSTAKIGVVEQAPATAAGFAPSWMRPVVVERLMAVIDAALIVVSGIGCAAGYHIVTAGTLGKADVYAAASVLVAINFVLLTVVQHGYRLKNFTNLARTFRLTLTTWTGLFGALLAIAFTMKVSEEFSRGTTISFYLVGLAVLLAWKIAAARWTAHALRTGAFANGRAIMIAEFGLATSSNAVEDLGQHGYRLMRVMEIPAKDLASPLLLSQLAPRFEELIAFARENRIEHVFLLMNWSRQHAIDSILDALKILPIPVHLVPDPNAARFLRYPLVSTGNTFTAELRRAPLSWNERALKRTLDLVGASLALLVFAPVMLVTALLIKLSSKGPVFFRQTRHGFGGRAFKIFKFRTMRVLEDGPTIVQAEKNDPRVTGIGKWLRKTSIDELPQLFNVLKGDMSLVGPRPHAAAHNTEYEQIIGNYAFRHHVKPGITGWAQVNGYRGETRTLDLMQKRVEYDLWYINNWSVALDLKIVVGTAFTAFRQHKAY; translated from the coding sequence ATGACAATTCTTTCCACACGGCCGGTGCCCGTCGCTGATTCTACGGCGAAAATTGGCGTGGTCGAGCAGGCTCCCGCCACAGCTGCAGGGTTTGCGCCGAGCTGGATGCGCCCTGTGGTTGTCGAGCGGTTGATGGCGGTGATCGATGCGGCGCTGATCGTTGTCAGCGGGATTGGCTGCGCGGCCGGCTATCACATCGTCACCGCGGGCACGCTCGGCAAGGCGGATGTCTATGCGGCGGCCAGCGTGCTGGTTGCGATCAATTTCGTCCTGCTGACGGTGGTGCAGCACGGCTACCGCCTGAAGAACTTCACCAACTTGGCCCGCACGTTCCGGCTGACGCTGACGACGTGGACCGGGCTGTTCGGGGCGCTGCTGGCGATCGCCTTCACGATGAAGGTCAGCGAGGAGTTCTCGCGCGGCACCACGATCTCGTTCTATCTGGTCGGCCTTGCCGTCCTGCTCGCCTGGAAGATCGCGGCGGCGCGCTGGACCGCGCATGCCTTGCGCACCGGCGCCTTCGCCAACGGCCGCGCGATCATGATCGCCGAGTTCGGCCTTGCCACCTCGTCCAACGCGGTCGAGGACCTCGGCCAGCACGGCTACCGCCTGATGCGGGTGATGGAGATCCCGGCCAAGGACCTCGCCTCGCCGCTGCTGCTGTCACAGCTGGCGCCGCGCTTCGAGGAGCTGATTGCTTTCGCGCGCGAGAACCGGATCGAGCACGTCTTCCTGCTGATGAACTGGAGCCGGCAGCACGCGATCGACAGCATTCTGGACGCGCTGAAGATCCTGCCCATCCCCGTGCATCTGGTGCCGGACCCCAACGCCGCGCGGTTCCTGCGCTATCCGCTGGTGAGCACCGGCAACACGTTCACCGCCGAGCTGCGCCGCGCGCCGCTGTCCTGGAACGAGCGCGCGCTCAAGCGGACGCTCGACCTCGTCGGCGCGAGCCTGGCGCTGCTGGTGTTCGCGCCGGTGATGCTGGTGACCGCACTCCTGATCAAGCTGAGCTCGAAGGGCCCGGTGTTCTTCCGCCAGACCCGCCACGGCTTCGGCGGGCGCGCGTTCAAGATCTTCAAGTTTCGCACCATGCGCGTGCTGGAGGACGGCCCGACCATCGTGCAGGCGGAGAAGAACGACCCGCGCGTCACGGGAATCGGCAAATGGCTGCGCAAGACCTCGATCGACGAGCTGCCGCAGCTCTTCAACGTGCTCAAGGGCGACATGTCGCTGGTCGGCCCCCGCCCGCACGCGGCCGCCCACAACACCGAATATGAGCAGATCATCGGCAACTACGCCTTCCGCCACCACGTCAAGCCCGGCATCACCGGCTGGGCCCAGGTTAATGGTTATCGCGGAGAAACCCGCACGCTCGACCTGATGCAGAAGCGCGTGGAGTATGATCTGTGGTACATTAATAATTGGAGCGTGGCGCTGGATCTCAAGATAGTTGTCGGAACGGCGTTCACCGCCTTTCGTCAGCATAAAGCCTATTAA
- a CDS encoding polysaccharide biosynthesis protein, which translates to MNETKLNAIALYANFVVMALLGLAINPLLVQSLGATDFGIWKSLLRLLDLSGVADGRATQALKWIVAHGSRKDDDLTLRRAVAAAILMWLFWLPVLLLAVSGVIYLLPSLINGVTADHLTLARWAALALGINVILSALLGIPDAVLIGTNQGYRSIVLTTTFLVISNGLMLLAARADFGLPTLGLITLGSTVLNGTFTWWVARKRVKWWGIAKPMRSDVSRFAGFSNWTLVWALVQLLLLSSELLLISAMSGPVAVTEYTFTSYSIQFALSICLMTGSAVTPSLGALIGSADFTGAGKLVRQTREILLAVMTVSGAGILLLNKAFVSVWIGPEYYMGDALNALMVIAFLQLSHIRLEAQIQDVGLNISKKVLVALAATVVSLLLAGLLFLVFGSLESIYLGLIIGRLLASILLPRLVSGLVPIPAYHWRGIGVLAMVVAASIFAAPFVNPHGWLALLLTAAMAFVVLTGIALAFIVSRETRSLIFGRTFAVRERVTQ; encoded by the coding sequence ATGAACGAAACAAAATTAAATGCCATCGCGCTATATGCGAACTTTGTTGTGATGGCGCTGCTGGGACTTGCCATCAATCCGCTCCTTGTCCAAAGCTTGGGTGCGACTGACTTCGGAATTTGGAAATCTCTATTGCGCCTGCTCGACCTCTCCGGGGTTGCTGACGGCAGAGCCACGCAAGCCCTGAAATGGATCGTCGCCCACGGATCGAGAAAGGATGATGACCTGACCCTGCGGCGCGCAGTCGCAGCAGCAATCCTGATGTGGCTCTTTTGGCTTCCAGTACTTCTGTTGGCAGTTTCAGGAGTCATCTACCTCCTACCCTCACTCATCAATGGCGTTACCGCCGATCATCTTACACTGGCGAGATGGGCAGCGCTGGCGCTTGGAATCAACGTGATTCTGAGCGCCCTCCTCGGCATCCCGGACGCGGTTCTGATAGGCACGAACCAAGGTTACCGGTCCATCGTTCTGACGACTACATTTCTAGTCATCAGCAACGGACTGATGCTTCTTGCCGCGCGTGCCGACTTTGGACTGCCTACTTTGGGTCTGATTACCTTGGGTAGTACGGTTCTAAACGGTACGTTCACTTGGTGGGTTGCCCGCAAGCGCGTCAAATGGTGGGGAATTGCCAAGCCGATGCGCAGCGATGTTAGCCGCTTCGCTGGCTTCAGTAATTGGACCTTGGTTTGGGCGCTCGTTCAGTTGCTTTTGCTTTCGAGCGAACTTCTACTGATCAGCGCCATGTCAGGTCCGGTCGCCGTCACAGAATACACGTTCACCTCATACTCGATTCAATTCGCTCTATCGATTTGTCTGATGACTGGCAGCGCAGTCACACCAAGTCTGGGCGCGCTGATAGGAAGCGCAGATTTCACCGGAGCAGGAAAGCTGGTTCGTCAAACCCGCGAGATCCTGCTTGCCGTTATGACCGTGAGTGGAGCGGGCATTCTGCTGTTGAACAAGGCATTTGTCTCGGTATGGATCGGACCCGAGTACTATATGGGTGACGCACTCAATGCCTTGATGGTGATCGCGTTTCTTCAACTTTCACACATACGCTTGGAAGCCCAGATTCAGGACGTCGGACTGAACATTTCGAAGAAGGTTCTGGTCGCACTCGCGGCCACAGTGGTGAGCCTGCTATTGGCGGGCCTGCTTTTCCTTGTATTTGGCTCGCTCGAGAGCATCTATCTCGGCCTAATCATAGGCCGTTTGCTCGCTTCTATACTGCTGCCCCGGCTCGTTTCCGGTCTTGTTCCGATACCTGCCTATCATTGGCGCGGAATCGGAGTCTTGGCCATGGTTGTTGCCGCTTCGATATTCGCCGCACCTTTCGTTAATCCACACGGCTGGCTTGCTCTTTTGTTGACAGCCGCAATGGCATTCGTAGTGCTAACCGGAATTGCCCTTGCATTCATCGTCTCTCGCGAGACGCGATCGCTTATCTTTGGACGAACCTTCGCCGTTCGCGAAAGGGTGACGCAATGA
- the wzy gene encoding O-antigen polysaccharide polymerase Wzy gives MNPTRPIPHKMSLLGQALLLGCLTFALYAVPTGNDAYVAWPVIILFYAYFTRSFLSPVRIRPGIPVYTSIETLFLMFYFLLFINPYQLHFLGLSDLRNNSYLPFVYENGSNQALVASALGFVAFHLGLSIATGSKSNLPSATNAANEGQYYVTFGYLALILLAGFILIYEGAGLQSADEGRYTKVTSGGAIADGIYLIITMLCIVAGSRAIALIAQRKALEFPILLCLPIIAYWSARILLHGDRNSFFLIAIAAGGGFFTFIRRTSWVALAACVFASLALYTAIETVRMSQDRSFSGLIEKMFEDRPSQEANRSSSFGITTATLRATFDIVPERLDYGYGKYKLIGFAGIIPLVRGFLLGSDAHLTNTAEVLSNYMLGPNAGWSVGSNLLTDAYMDFGPLGIPGLILLAGLFAGTVQRRAAVTPFSTRTITFYLLVLGNFAELSRYTLDFPVRMLTWTYILFKAYDLLMWMRGRAIPMKKRATRSYPASHSVARLSNPLNSKR, from the coding sequence ATGAATCCTACTCGTCCAATTCCCCACAAAATGTCACTCTTGGGCCAAGCGCTACTACTGGGCTGCTTGACGTTTGCTCTATACGCTGTGCCCACGGGAAATGACGCCTACGTCGCATGGCCTGTCATCATTCTATTTTATGCTTACTTCACGCGCTCGTTCCTTTCGCCAGTCCGCATTCGACCGGGCATCCCCGTTTATACTTCGATCGAAACTCTCTTTTTGATGTTCTATTTCTTGCTATTCATAAATCCTTATCAGTTGCACTTTCTCGGACTTTCCGATCTCCGCAACAACTCGTACCTTCCCTTCGTGTACGAGAATGGATCGAACCAAGCCCTTGTTGCTTCCGCGCTCGGCTTCGTTGCATTTCATCTTGGGTTGAGCATTGCCACTGGATCAAAATCGAACTTGCCCTCGGCAACTAACGCAGCGAACGAAGGACAATACTATGTCACCTTTGGGTACCTCGCTCTGATCCTCCTCGCCGGATTCATTCTAATTTATGAAGGAGCAGGCCTCCAAAGCGCGGACGAGGGGCGGTACACAAAGGTAACGAGCGGCGGCGCAATTGCGGACGGCATCTATCTAATCATCACGATGCTCTGCATCGTTGCAGGATCGCGCGCTATTGCCCTGATCGCACAGAGGAAAGCTCTAGAGTTTCCGATTCTACTTTGCCTTCCGATTATAGCTTATTGGTCTGCGCGAATACTTCTCCATGGAGACCGGAATTCATTCTTCCTGATTGCAATCGCTGCAGGAGGCGGCTTTTTCACGTTTATTCGACGCACGTCATGGGTCGCGTTGGCAGCCTGCGTCTTCGCTTCACTGGCACTTTACACTGCGATCGAAACAGTACGAATGTCGCAGGATCGGTCTTTTTCTGGCCTGATCGAAAAGATGTTTGAAGATCGGCCGAGCCAGGAAGCAAATCGTAGTAGCAGCTTCGGCATAACGACAGCCACCTTACGAGCGACTTTCGACATCGTCCCCGAGCGGCTAGACTACGGATACGGTAAGTACAAGCTAATTGGATTCGCCGGAATCATTCCGTTAGTCCGAGGCTTCCTACTGGGCAGCGACGCTCACTTGACCAACACAGCTGAGGTTCTCTCGAACTATATGCTCGGCCCCAACGCAGGCTGGAGTGTCGGATCAAATCTGCTGACAGATGCGTATATGGACTTCGGGCCGCTCGGCATACCGGGATTGATTTTGCTGGCTGGACTATTTGCCGGGACGGTTCAAAGGCGCGCGGCAGTGACACCCTTTTCGACGCGCACAATTACCTTCTATCTCCTTGTGCTCGGAAACTTTGCCGAACTCTCACGGTATACCCTCGATTTTCCGGTAAGGATGCTCACGTGGACCTATATACTTTTTAAAGCCTACGACTTGCTCATGTGGATGCGGGGCCGAGCCATTCCCATGAAGAAGAGGGCAACAAGAAGTTATCCAGCGTCGCATTCCGTTGCTCGCTTGAGCAATCCTCTCAACAGTAAACGTTAG